In the Nilaparvata lugens isolate BPH chromosome 9, ASM1435652v1, whole genome shotgun sequence genome, one interval contains:
- the LOC120352906 gene encoding uncharacterized protein LOC120352906, which produces MDEISDLESTCDLFSDVGDSDDFIFPTSDESSDDDIFELRKRKKSFKSKKKKQACLQVEQYTCNATTNSSKSAAEVGSNNNNENQKEKQIFEEVNNHANISNTPNKNR; this is translated from the exons ATGGATGAAATATCTGATTTAGAGAGTACTTGTGATTTATTTAGCGATGTAGGAGATAGTgatgattttatttttccaacttCAGATGAAAGTTCTGATGATGACATCTTTGAGCTACGTAAGAg AAAGAAGAGTTTCAAATCTAAAAAGAAGAAACAGGCTTGTCTCCAAGTTGAACAATACACATGTAATGCTACAACCAACTCTTCCAAATCTGCAGCAGAAGTTGggagcaataataataatgaaaatcaaaaggaaaaacaaatttttgaggAAGTGAACAACCATGCTAATATTTCCAACACCCCAAATAAAAACAGGTAA
- the LOC111046977 gene encoding BET1 homolog isoform X2, which translates to MRRNHMGHGYEPLAQGDAMEQLNEEMATQLKNKIGELKSLSIDIGQEVKYQDRLLRDMDQDFERTGGFLQNTMGRVMRLAGGSHNYFMLYIFLFSLFVFFVLYVVIKFR; encoded by the exons ATGCGGCGGAATCACATGGGCCATGGGTATGAGCCGTTGGCGCAGGGGGATGCCATGGAGCAGCTCAACGAAGAGATGGCCACTCAGCTCAAAAACAAAATCGGAGAACTCAAATCGCTGTCCATCGACATTGGACAAGAG GTGAAGTACCAGGACCGTTTGCTGAGAGATATGGACCAGGATTTCGAGCGTACCGGTGGCTTTTTGCAGAACACCATGGGTCGCGTCATGAGGCTAGCGGGCGGGTCGCACaattatttcatgctctacATATTCCTTTTCtcgttgtttgtattttttgttctgTATGTTGTCATTAAATTCAGGTGA
- the LOC111046977 gene encoding BET1 homolog isoform X1 → MSNRDIMRRNHMGHGYEPLAQGDAMEQLNEEMATQLKNKIGELKSLSIDIGQEVKYQDRLLRDMDQDFERTGGFLQNTMGRVMRLAGGSHNYFMLYIFLFSLFVFFVLYVVIKFR, encoded by the exons ATGAGCAATAGAG ACATAATGCGGCGGAATCACATGGGCCATGGGTATGAGCCGTTGGCGCAGGGGGATGCCATGGAGCAGCTCAACGAAGAGATGGCCACTCAGCTCAAAAACAAAATCGGAGAACTCAAATCGCTGTCCATCGACATTGGACAAGAG GTGAAGTACCAGGACCGTTTGCTGAGAGATATGGACCAGGATTTCGAGCGTACCGGTGGCTTTTTGCAGAACACCATGGGTCGCGTCATGAGGCTAGCGGGCGGGTCGCACaattatttcatgctctacATATTCCTTTTCtcgttgtttgtattttttgttctgTATGTTGTCATTAAATTCAGGTGA
- the LOC120352904 gene encoding transcription initiation factor TFIID subunit 10-like, whose product MNPTSDQTDSDADVKSLAGTSIVDFLHQLEDYSPTVPDAVTSAYLNSAGFESSDPRIVRLISLAAQKFICDIANDALQHCKVRSSNVTASKSAKTKDRRYTLTMEDLAPALAEFGITVRKPPYFI is encoded by the exons atGAATCCTACAAGCGATCAGACCGATTCAGATGCAGATGTGAAAAGTTTGGCTGGAACGTCCATTGTCGATTTTCTACATCAGCTTGAAGATTATTCGCCCACT GTTCCAGACGCAGTTACATCGGCATACCTTAATTCAGCTGGTTTTGAATCGTCTGATCCCAGGAT TGTGCGACTGATCTCGCTGGCGGCACAGAAGTTCATCTGCGACATCGCGAATGATGCGCTGCAACATTGCAAGGTGCGCAGCAGCAACGTAACAGCCAGCAAGTCAGCCAAGACCAAGGATCGGCGCTACACTCTCACCATGGAAGACCTGGCTCCGGCCCTCGCCGAGTTCGGAATCACCGTTCGGAAGCCGCCTTACTTTATCTGA